GTCGTAACGAGTGGGAAAGACGTTAAGATTAATTTTAGCTACATAACTGTATTTTCAGATGACATTTTAAGTGTCTATGTTGCACACAACTCTGTGCGTGACTGTGTAAATTCATTAATGTGTTTTATTCCATAAAATTTGAGATAAATGGTGACATATTCTATGCGTGTACTGTTCAAATCTACCTTATTTCAaggaatcttttttgttttgttattttccttACAAACTGGAAAGGAATATTAAGCAAGGCGCAGTATAGTCAAGTATCGAATTAATAATGTTCTCTTTGCTGCTCTGCACAGGAGAGATGCTCATTTTCTCTAGGTAACGTTTATTGACAGGTgctttataaaattattaacactTGGATTATACTGCCGAACCAAGCTGATGTATCTTTCTTTCAAAATTTGTGCGTATCCATATATGGAAGTTTACATAAAATCTTATCAATGAACGTAGTTAAAAAGGTTTTTTACTTACATATAACTTCAAAATGCTGCTAAACAGACGCGTTTTCCTTGATTAATCATGAAATCACTGTTGAAGGTGACAGTATGCCGTAAGCTGACGGTTCTACTAATAAAGCTTAACAATGGCAGTCAAACCTTGCAAGTGTAGTTTTTTGTATTGCCTACCCGCATTAAGGCTTCTTCTCTGATTATCGCATTTTTAGTTAAAGGTACTGCTTCGCATAATAAAGACTCCGTTCCACATATTGAAGTTCCGTTCGTTTTAACGTACCCGGCTAACGTTGACCAAAAACTGTCCTAATATGTTTCCTCGCGGATAATACGTACAAACCACAATCACCTTACCAGTGCGTGTTTGACCCATACCAACCCCCAACTCTTTCGTTCCCTTCCACACCATCTGCGTGAACTGACCACCCTTAATGGCCGTTCGCGGTTCCACCGTGAAAGCGTACTGTTTGACCTCCTCATACCACGACCGACAGACGTCCCGAGCGTTTGGACGAGCGTTCCTATCCGAGGACCATAGACAGTAGAGATTTTCGCCGTATTTGGAGTTCTGTCGATAGGTGAAACGATCATCTCGAGCCAAAATTTCAGACCATTGTTGTGCATCTCGAACTAGCTCCTTGTCAAGGCTAAAAAGCGGAACATTATACTAAATTAAATGACAAACTCGTATTAAACAGCATTAAACATACACTAAATCCATCGCACCATGGCGCCTCCGGTATTCGTTGTGATGCTTGAGCATTGCCACCGCAAACTCATTGAACTGCTCCTGGTCATTTTCATCCACGATACGGACATGTTTTTCGGGTTTTTCGAACCCAGGCCGTCGCAACGACGAGACCGTCGTATTTCTGATTCGTTCGCCCTCAGGCGTTTGCTTAAGAACTGACGGTTTGTCAATAACAATCTTGGGTATTTCAAAACCCCCCACGGGTGGGACGTTTTTTGCGAAACTGCCAATATAGTTTCCCGGTGGATCATAATTAGCCACCACAAACACTTGTCCAGAGctgcaaaacgaaacgcttGGTTAATGCGCCATTGATCGAACACACTTTCCCATAATGCTTACCGATTTCTTGCCAACCCAACGCCAAGCTCACGGCTATCTTTCCACACGACCTGCGAGAAATGTCCCGTCTTCAGTGTTGCTGGCTCCTTCCCAAACACGTGCAGGTCGATCTCGCTGTACCAGTTCTCGACCGGTTCCCGTCCACTCACGATCATACTGGAACCAGCCGTGATGGAGGAGCTCCACGAACAGAAGATGTTCTCCCCATACGCTGAATTGCTCCGATGCACCAACACACCCCGAGCTGCTATCACCTTAGCCCACTCTTCCGCAAACCGACACAACCGCTTGCTTAGCTTTAGCGGCAGTACTCCATGCCGTGCCCGGTACTCGTTATGAGCCTTCAGACACTCGCGTTCAAACTCAGTGTATAAAGAAGGAGTGCTGCCACGTAGCGACGACTGTGAACCTCCGTAACTCGGCCGCAAGCTGCTGGTCGAGAGGACCTTTGAAGGACTTTTGGAGTGTCGCAGCAGTGGACTCGCATTATTGTTGCTCCGGTCCAGTGACTTTGGACGGAGCGACCCAACCACACTCTGGCTATTCAGCCGTTTAGAGTCGCTAGATGATGCTTTACTATCCAGTGATGTATTGTTGTTCCGATCGCTTTTAGAGCGATTCTTTTCCAACTCGGCACTCGTCGTAAGGATTGTTCGCAGTGGAGAGATTGAGAGCCGTGGAGAACCGATGGAGAGTTTCCCAGTCGAAAATGAGCGTGACATGTCATTACCGCTGAGATCGAACTTCTCCTTAAACACCACCGTCCGGTCCGGTTTGTGGCCCTTATACGTTTGTATCGTTTCCATCGTAATCACCTCGCATAGTGGATCCTGTGGGACAAGAGAAAAACAGAATCGAATATTAAGCAAACGAATACGAAAACTTTTAAGTATCACGCtcagcaaacaataaaaggaaaagtgaATTTTATCGTCCCAAATTAAACGCCCGTAAAGCAACGACATTTATGATCGCATCATGCACCACGACTgctcaaataaataaactacaGAAAATGAACCAGCGCGATAAGCAATAATAAGCAATACCTTATTTCTGGTATCTGAAAAATAGCTGCTCCCCGAATTTTTAGGCAAATTATTATGTTTGGTCCTTGACAAACTGTTGTTTGTAAAAACAatgaagaataaaagaaataataaaagcatAAACGTACATTTTGTCCATTGATTTTCGGTCAGGTACACATTCGTAAGTACGAAAACGCCGCAAAATAAtaacttaacaaaaaaataaggaGATTCATACTCTAAACTTCTTAATACCGGTTATGACCGAGATGGTAACACTTTTGTTCTGTATCTTCTGGTTCATACTCTGCCAACATCTTTTCGATTCGCAGTTGCCCATTTTCCCTTACCTTTTGACTACCCTTGTGATTGATGACGCGCTGGTCCGTTTTTCTGACCATTACTACCCGGGACAGTGCCCCGCAGTCGTGCGAAGAGCCAGCCGAAGAAAGCTGCGTTATGTCCTTTATAGGTCGCGTTGGCCTGCAAgtaaaggagaaaaaaggtGTATATTAAAAGGTTTTCCAAACAACGTCACGGACGAACCACATTAAACAATAGAACAGCTACAACAATTGCACGTTCACCACCAATAGCATCAACAatttcaacaataaaacaacacacaatcaCAACCGAGCATGCCCGTGATTAAGCAAAAGACAAGGAGGAAAAGAGGAAGATTTGAGAAATTTGTATTGGTTCTGTCAATGAATGGATGATGATCAGGGAAAGAACCGTTATAActgtaacaataaaatagtTTCCAATATTTATCCGTATTCATGAATACCACACTGATAAAGTTCTTGCAAGGAAGGAAGATTTGATAGCAAATCTCTTAACAGATTAAAATTTGTCCACGTACAGGCTGAGCGTTCGCCACATCGTGTAAATACCGCTTTTTTGTAGATGTTAGTCTCCTTTCCAATCTATTAACAGTCCACCTTTTAGATTCCAATTCCACAATTCCAATTCCACACAATTTCAATTCCACACCAGAACAACCGTCTTCAGTGTATGCAGGCACCTTTCTGATGAAGAAGGGAGGATTTTacagcaataaaatattttcacttaTGTAACACTTTCAGTTCCCTTTTTTACATTACTATTCCAATGTGCAATAACGGACGCTAAATATTTGCATTCTCAATGCACCTTGTCCCGTCTTATATTGTGAGGTTGTGGCGGCCCGGATTGAGAATATTTCGTAAAGAACCATCAAAAATACGTTTGCTTAAACGTCAAATGTAATCATAGGATACCAATGTTTATCATTTACTTTACTAGAAAACATTCCCCTAAGCTTGTTTGAGATGTACTTTTCCAATAAAGTTTAGCGCGGCAGCAGATTTGGATAACGCACCTGGTGCCCATGATACCATGTGGTGCCATGGCATGTACTTCGGGAAGAATATCGGCCGACTCGTCATTATGTACTAGAAAATGACCTTCTAGTTGCAGGGTAAACATACATCTAGTAAGCCATTATATAGCAAGCAAAACttctattcttcttcttcttgccgTACCGACCTACTACGTCAtgtctgtcatttctggcttacaaGACTTATATCATGTAGCCGGAGAGTCAGTACGGGGGATTTGTTCCGGATGGTATTTTAgcccggtcctgtcgtgtgaagacggACGCCGCTACCAACACACCCCAGGTCACCCCGTCGATTTGGAAAGGAGAGACTTGTAGAACTCAGTGGCGGGTTTAACGGTAAGCGGATCCAAGCTCACAAGGGGTTCCGCCCGTGGTGGATCTAACGGTGAGCACCTAGGGTCACGCCGTATGGAAACCCccgaaaaatattgtttagtAGGGAAAACTATATGTAATACGACAGAAAAAGGGTCCGAAAAGCGTCGCTTAAACCATGCCCGTATGCTAGAGGAGGGACTACAAGGGGCCTCTGGAGAAGTTGAATATCCAGATTCGCTATAATCAATTTCTTTACATAGCACGCACATACCCACCGTCCATACTATCATCGTTTCACACCTATCAAGAAGCACTTCTCTGGTTCGTCACTAAAAACCAACAATCAACTTCCCGGTTGTTCACACAAACAACTCTCCTTTCCACCAGTCCCTAATGTTCTGTTTCTCATctttcccccccaaaaaaaaaacaactgttgTTGTCATTTCGAGTTTACAAATTTACTTACActaatgaacaaacaaatgcgCTCATCGTGGCACATTAAAAAGGCCCCCAGTAACTTCCTTCGTTTGTTTCTCGTGCTTATGCTAGACACTGATCCATACACTGGTGGTAAGGACTACGGCCACAAACTGTCAACCATTTAGCTAACTGCTTCATTCCCAATCAACAACTGACGATTCAATTTTGAGCACGGTgacgcaaaaatgttgttgctCCTCCAGCAGACGATGAAATCGTCATCGATAAAGACTAACGCCACCGGTTTGGCTGCACGCTCGCGCTAACCAGGACACCTTCAATAATATCGGTCGTTAAATTCGCGGTCTTTATAGAACGTATTGTATCGCCACAGCCGATCACCAACttaatagtttaaaaatttcaaagagataaaaaacaGTCCAAAAGAACACTGGCTTACTGCCACTGTCGCTAAAAATGTAACCAGATCAGGACCACCCTCTTTGGTGGCGATAATTAATCTCATAATTGTAACAGCACCATAATTAATACGTCATAAATTGAGGTTAAATATTCATTCGCAATTGGTAGTGCTTGCTCGGCTACTCTTCACCCGTCCAGTGGACGATGCCCTTTTGCGAAAGACGAGCAGCAGGGTAGCATATCGGTTTCGCGCGCCGGTCCACGTTCGATACCGGTACCCAAACCAACATGGTGCGAAATGTTGATGGCTTGTTTACTTTAGGAAATGTCCAGTGCAAATCATATGCACATGTTAATCGATTGCACGTTTGCCGTGGTAGCTGAACACCCTTCGCTTAAATGGATATAAGCTAACTACTATTGCAAGGGGTTACACAGACTACGCCTTCCGCGACGAGGTGAAGGGTTGCTCTGAAAGGTTTACGGAGTATCTAGGGGTTTGGAGATTCGATCCGAGATGCAGCAATTGCTACACGCACCAATTACTATGCGTATTGATACGATCGAATTCGATTACCGTTTCTGTATAGTttacaatatattttttacaaaataatagAGCGGCTCGGTGATAGAATGATCGTAGTTACCGGATCTCACACTACAGTAACGGACTAGTACCAATTGCCATTCGGGCCGTTCTTCCGTACGTCAGACCAACTACCCATCAGTAGGTAAATATTATTATAGGTAAACGTAAAAACTTGTCTATAACCTTTACATAATAAATCGTTAAATTACGTAACTAACATCAACTATCAACTCCATATATTCGATAATATACAAGTAAAACATTACGTTAACACACCTTTGCCATGGTAGTAACTTATCGTGTAACTACTAATACAGTCGAACCTAACTGGATGGGGATATAAATGCGTGCCAACTATGAAAATCACACtcgatggtttggttgtttgacAAATGCCCATATCGAGAAATTAACCGAATAAGCACACGAAGTTCACTTAACCCGGACAGGAAGTTTGTACGTAGAACAAATTTCATACTTAGTAGACCagaattattgaaaataacaaactcGATGATTGGGAATGCATCCCAACTATTGAGGTGCCAACTATCGATTAACCCAACTAAAATAAGCCCAACCAGTGAGGGTCGACTGTACTGAAAATGCTCATTAGTCAAAATTATGCTTTTCGGCTACCCAGCTGGCTGTAAACTGTTCCTCAGTCATCATTCCTGTCCAGATTTCCTTATCACACTGATAAAGCAAACGCAGGTACTTTACCTATAACAAGCAGAACAACTCTCCGATAATTGGTCCTTAGATAAGATAGTACTACACTGGCAAAGAGTGAATTGtcaatgtaaaaaataactaaacccgaaacaaaacatgcaaaccCGACGCAAAAAAATAACGTTAACTAAAAATCATAAACCTTTCAACTTAAAATATAATGACGTTCGTTTTGACAACGGTTGTAGCTACACTAACAGTTGTGCgaaacagttttatttacGGTTCTTCTCACCTTTAACCCTCACTACTTGCGCGTTGTAACTGTGTCAGTGAAGTATTACGCATAAACTAAACCGCACTGTTGGAAGGCCCTCTAAGCTAGAAGTTCTTTATTTTCCTCAATGTTATTCTGTCAGCTACCGAGAACGAGGTGATGAATTGAAATGCAAATATACTTCTATCCGGAATCGTACCTATAAACCTCTACCATGCTAAACTTTGTTTAAATTCAATGTTATAGTATATGCATGTCGTGAACCAAGCGCAATGGGTCTAAACgcacaaaaattcaaaatgcaCAAAAGCTAGAGAAACAAATTTGCCATGGCAATACTTTCTAGTAGCGATGATGTACATGTACACCTTTCATCGGTCGCTAGTCCACGAATGTCAAGGTCGCTTACTACACTGAGTATTTACCATTAGAATCGAAGTGGTGTCGGAAAATGCCTGCTTTCATATTTATCGTCGCGTGagagagcaagaaaaacaatacacaaacaaaGCTTCTGCaagagaacaaaataaaaataccttGATTGCTCAGAAACTTTGGCATTCGCTTGCATCCTGAACGAATAAAATGAGGTATTGCTAATGTTGCAGTACTTCCCATTGAATAAACATACTAATTACAACGTTACTGGCTAAACGAATATAaaagtttaaacaattttttgtttatttcgtgTCGTTTTTCAAATCGAAGTGAGAGGAATTAAGCCTTTTTGTTAGTTTAGCTACATCTCGTGGTGAACGATATATATGTGACTGAAAATAGTGTCATCGTACTGGAACGTTTGAGAATAAACTAGTTAATAAACTGCAGGAAGTAAATGAAGCAGTTTTCTACTTTTGGCTGGacgattttatttcaataatgaaATTCATTGTTTACAGCGATACATCTGGTCTTGTGCATCTTTATGAAACTTAAATCATTCAACTTTATAAACTTTATGAAGCAAAACAGAATGTAAAGTTCGCTTAGACAATGAAATAGGATACAACTCAATGTCCATCGCAGTCTGGATTAAATTGATATTaaagtgtttatttatttaacaagcAACGCATATTTGGACAGATTGAAATCTAATGGAAAACCGTATGAAATGTGCGAGAAATTCAAGATGTTAAAAATGAAGGGTAGACTGTTAAATGTATTGCTTAtgatgggaaatgaaatcGTGGAGCTCCAATTATCAGCAACGGAGTGTATAAAAATGAACTACAAGTCGCACTATCTTGCTAGTTTGGCCTACGAAAGCAGCAAATAACATCAGTAAGCAACAAACCTACCCCGATGCTTTGCGTTACTTCCCACCAGTTACTACTTTTGACGACGTTAATGTCTCAATAACAGAAAGTTAACCAATTAGCCTGCTTTTCATACCCTAAATCATAACGTACCAAGGCCTAAACAATACGGAGCACCTCTCCCTCGCTTGGaggggaaatattttttccgtGTATAAATATTGCTACTTAATAAACTTATTACTCCAAACCACTGCTCCATACCATTCTGAGGCCGGTGTTTTATCACGCTGCATACCTAACCCACGTGCAAATCCAAGAATACAAATTGCACAGGCAAGGTACAAG
This Anopheles marshallii chromosome 3, idAnoMarsDA_429_01, whole genome shotgun sequence DNA region includes the following protein-coding sequences:
- the LOC128713635 gene encoding uncharacterized protein LOC128713635, with the protein product MEVCCLKMASRCRPTRPIKDITQLSSAGSSHDCGALSRVVMVRKTDQRVINHKGSQKDPLCEVITMETIQTYKGHKPDRTVVFKEKFDLSGNDMSRSFSTGKLSIGSPRLSISPLRTILTTSAELEKNRSKSDRNNNTSLDSKASSSDSKRLNSQSVVGSLRPKSLDRSNNNASPLLRHSKSPSKVLSTSSLRPSYGGSQSSLRGSTPSLYTEFERECLKAHNEYRARHGVLPLKLSKRLCRFAEEWAKVIAARGVLVHRSNSAYGENIFCSWSSSITAGSSMIVSGREPVENWYSEIDLHVFGKEPATLKTGHFSQVVWKDSRELGVGLARNRSGQVFVVANYDPPGNYIGSFAKNVPPVGGFEIPKIVIDKPSVLKQTPEGERIRNTTVSSLRRPGFEKPEKHVRIVDENDQEQFNEFAVAMLKHHNEYRRRHGAMDLVLDKELVRDAQQWSEILARDDRFTYRQNSKYGENLYCLWSSDRNARPNARDVCRSWYEEVKQYAFTVEPRTAIKGGQFTQMVWKGTKELGVGMGQTRTGKVIVVCTYYPRGNILGQFLVNVSRVR